From Anaerohalosphaera lusitana, one genomic window encodes:
- a CDS encoding prepilin-type N-terminal cleavage/methylation domain-containing protein: MEKRRVRGFTLIELLVVIAIIALLLAIMMPALGMVKEKARGVVCRTNLKTMGLAGKLYAEEEGGRLPELNFVEGLWIDKLTVYMAEVDEARYCPMAKKNIGEERGLYQFGSAFESWMWNYDDDEIQEYGSYCPNGWFTDWAANSSPPYNTPAENYFKHINTVRQASNVPIFADARWCDGWVYEDAYVPEDYDLETGESDAGYATTAGGAMVRYISNRHGKRTNVVFADGHAEAVDLSEMWSLKWHMNWKPKHDVKRGPDHDGTPIYRD; this comes from the coding sequence ATGGAGAAGCGACGGGTAAGAGGTTTTACGCTGATCGAACTGCTTGTTGTTATTGCGATCATTGCTCTTTTGCTGGCGATAATGATGCCGGCGCTGGGGATGGTCAAGGAGAAGGCTCGCGGCGTTGTTTGTCGAACGAATTTGAAAACCATGGGTTTGGCCGGCAAATTGTATGCCGAGGAAGAGGGGGGGCGGTTGCCCGAGCTTAATTTCGTGGAAGGCCTGTGGATCGACAAACTGACAGTTTATATGGCCGAGGTGGATGAGGCACGTTACTGCCCTATGGCGAAGAAGAATATCGGCGAGGAAAGAGGACTTTATCAATTTGGAAGCGCTTTTGAGAGCTGGATGTGGAACTACGATGACGATGAGATTCAAGAGTATGGCAGTTATTGCCCCAATGGCTGGTTTACAGATTGGGCAGCGAACAGCAGTCCTCCTTATAATACGCCTGCTGAAAACTATTTCAAGCATATAAACACTGTACGGCAGGCATCCAATGTGCCAATTTTTGCAGATGCCAGGTGGTGTGATGGATGGGTGTACGAGGATGCTTACGTTCCCGAGGATTACGACTTGGAGACGGGAGAATCCGACGCTGGGTATGCTACAACTGCCGGGGGTGCGATGGTAAGGTATATTTCTAACCGGCACGGCAAGAGAACCAATGTGGTATTTGCAGACGGTCATGCTGAGGCAGTGGATCTGAGTGAGATGTGGTCGTTGAAGTGGCACATGAACTGGAAGCCTAAGCATGATGTGAAACGCGGCCCTGACCATGATGGTACACCGATCTATCGAGATTAG
- a CDS encoding AraC family transcriptional regulator, translating to MNIWNVKFQVIQPLASFPRPLCIEREVHSSPSYYNEGPFRQGEKHCFIKYTLSGRGELRDSSGTYSLTPGTCFLCDVRAPEFEYYYPENAAEPWEFFWMGFIGDTATKMVRELIARNGNIYNLPPDTTIIRKLLKYKNYNGLTCDLTPFDALKLVTEVISALTASCWSQHPDDARSILVRRTQQMITDNITGPVRISEIAHQLTVSREHLSRVFKEHIGMTLQEYILRQKMILACKLLRETTLSNKQIAARLGYDRPTHFTRAFKSLLHVTPSQFKEMGMTALL from the coding sequence ATGAATATCTGGAACGTAAAATTTCAGGTCATACAACCCCTCGCCTCCTTCCCCCGCCCGCTCTGCATCGAAAGAGAGGTACACAGCTCCCCATCCTACTACAACGAGGGCCCCTTCAGACAGGGCGAAAAACACTGCTTCATCAAATACACCCTCTCAGGACGCGGCGAACTCCGCGACAGCTCAGGCACCTACAGCCTCACACCCGGCACCTGCTTCCTCTGCGACGTCCGCGCACCCGAATTCGAATACTACTACCCCGAAAATGCAGCCGAACCCTGGGAATTCTTCTGGATGGGCTTCATAGGCGACACCGCAACAAAAATGGTCCGCGAACTCATCGCCCGCAACGGCAACATATACAACCTACCCCCCGACACCACAATAATCCGGAAACTTCTCAAGTACAAAAACTACAACGGCCTCACCTGCGACCTCACCCCCTTCGACGCCCTAAAACTCGTCACCGAGGTTATCTCCGCCCTCACAGCAAGCTGCTGGTCACAGCACCCCGACGACGCCCGAAGCATACTCGTCCGCAGAACACAGCAGATGATCACCGACAACATCACCGGCCCCGTCCGCATCTCCGAAATTGCACACCAGCTCACCGTCTCCCGCGAACACCTCTCCCGCGTCTTCAAGGAACACATCGGCATGACGCTCCAGGAATACATCCTCCGCCAGAAAATGATCCTCGCCTGCAAACTCCTCCGCGAAACCACCCTCTCCAACAAACAGATCGCCGCCCGACTCGGCTACGACCGCCCAACCCACTTCACCAGAGCATTCAAGTCCCTCCTCCACGTAACCCCCTCACAATTCAAAGAAATGGGCATGACCGCCCTCCTATAA
- a CDS encoding endo-alpha-N-acetylgalactosaminidase family protein, with product MSRKSLAFLSLVLMICLGAAGAAETATIESDVLAVEVDTAFPRVVKYTWKESGAVMYGQENELEQFKINGEAMKPAKIEFSRSDDSAKYAVRARNTRFNVVMNVAENVLEFRITDIRDGGWHYVKTIEIPNHSLFSVRSDQPGAQVTAAKVWPSNGCMEEFVQVASAATDVNPVSRTYVLLNTDELAASIENNVLMDSSRVYYQTVDNGGYKSCGVSNPAWTYREIESEIYEEPYCKVVITDDVNGDDEVSWQDAAIEHRKIMYNPQGAEEIKTDVVSQIAMNFASLAQHPFLKVLDDIKMVYLYTDGLGQTVQFKGYQSEGHDSAHPDYGNNFNMRAGGLDDFNFVTKKLHDWNCKPGVHINCTEYYPEAKYYSDDLLTGRRGWAWLDQSIYADKRYDIVSGKLYHRLDELAENAPYLDWIYVDVYFGVGWDSWKLTSRLNDNGWDAYTEFEGMMERDAVWIHRSQKHAGLGVSSKVIRFIKNHQKDVWTHGPLLRGSYNLGFMGWHAENNINPFIYNVFTNNLPSKYMQHFEIMKWEDGRVDFTDGVHVAKEADGKVNLYKDGKLLASGVYDAKKRRMVENQLFIPWSPYDETKIYHWNDAGGETEWTLPASWSGAGSVKLYQLSDAGRTFVGDVDVSGGKVTLDVEAGTPYVVYKSEPKPYPDMKWGEGQLVKDAQFNSHGFEYWSKSSSAGSTDHITMENDERGQTHLNVAGNGGADAMVSQKMTGLEGGQRYSASVWAQITGERKATFGVKVGGEEISKTIRKTDVPNYSYCSDKAWTRYQRIRVFFTVPEGQSEATVFMAASEGGEDAVVEFDDVRVIEAPAKDNNGHWYYQDFEWTDEGWGPFVFAIRSDTHTHLSETHEPYTDDTINGQFSLKTRNERQGLVYRTTEGLLRFEPNTTYTVSFEYLQDNGGQYSVVVGSNDGGEDAMKVDEKLQGSRGRYVATFTTGDYDDCYIGIRKNDRKGGRMVMDDLAIDVK from the coding sequence ATGAGCAGGAAGTCACTCGCGTTTTTAAGTTTAGTGTTGATGATCTGTCTTGGTGCGGCAGGGGCTGCTGAGACGGCTACTATCGAGTCCGATGTTCTGGCGGTAGAGGTGGATACGGCTTTTCCGCGGGTGGTCAAGTATACGTGGAAGGAAAGCGGGGCCGTGATGTACGGTCAGGAGAACGAGCTGGAGCAGTTCAAGATCAACGGCGAGGCGATGAAGCCTGCGAAGATCGAATTTTCCAGGAGCGACGACAGCGCGAAGTACGCTGTGCGGGCGAGGAACACGCGGTTCAATGTCGTGATGAATGTGGCTGAGAATGTGCTGGAGTTTCGGATCACGGACATTCGTGACGGGGGGTGGCATTATGTGAAGACCATCGAGATACCGAATCACAGTCTGTTTTCGGTAAGGAGTGATCAGCCTGGTGCGCAGGTTACGGCGGCGAAGGTGTGGCCGAGCAATGGTTGTATGGAAGAATTCGTGCAGGTAGCGAGTGCGGCGACGGACGTTAATCCTGTGAGCAGGACCTATGTGCTTTTGAATACGGACGAGCTTGCGGCATCGATCGAGAATAATGTTCTGATGGACAGCAGCCGGGTGTACTATCAGACGGTGGATAACGGCGGGTACAAGTCGTGCGGGGTGAGTAATCCCGCGTGGACGTATCGCGAGATCGAATCGGAGATTTATGAAGAGCCTTACTGCAAGGTCGTGATAACGGACGACGTGAACGGCGACGATGAGGTTAGCTGGCAGGACGCGGCGATAGAGCATCGCAAGATCATGTACAATCCGCAGGGAGCGGAAGAGATCAAGACGGACGTGGTTTCGCAGATCGCGATGAATTTTGCGAGCCTGGCCCAGCATCCGTTTTTGAAGGTGCTGGACGATATCAAGATGGTTTATCTGTACACGGATGGGCTGGGTCAGACGGTGCAGTTCAAGGGTTATCAGTCGGAGGGGCATGACAGTGCTCATCCGGATTACGGCAACAACTTCAATATGCGGGCAGGCGGGCTGGACGATTTCAATTTCGTGACGAAGAAGCTGCACGACTGGAACTGCAAGCCTGGCGTTCATATAAACTGCACGGAGTATTATCCGGAGGCGAAGTATTACAGTGACGATCTGCTGACGGGCAGAAGGGGCTGGGCGTGGCTGGATCAGTCGATCTATGCGGATAAGCGGTATGATATCGTGAGCGGCAAGCTGTATCACAGGCTGGATGAGCTGGCGGAGAACGCGCCTTACCTGGACTGGATCTATGTGGATGTTTATTTTGGTGTCGGCTGGGACAGTTGGAAGCTGACGAGCAGGCTGAATGATAACGGCTGGGACGCATATACGGAATTTGAAGGTATGATGGAGCGGGACGCTGTCTGGATCCACAGGTCGCAGAAGCATGCGGGGCTGGGCGTGAGCAGCAAGGTCATTCGGTTCATCAAGAACCACCAGAAGGACGTTTGGACGCATGGGCCGTTGCTGAGGGGCAGCTACAACCTTGGGTTTATGGGTTGGCACGCTGAGAATAATATCAATCCGTTCATCTATAACGTGTTTACGAATAATCTGCCGAGCAAGTACATGCAGCATTTCGAGATCATGAAGTGGGAAGACGGCAGGGTCGATTTTACTGACGGCGTGCATGTTGCGAAAGAGGCGGACGGCAAGGTCAATCTTTATAAGGACGGCAAGCTGCTGGCGAGTGGTGTTTACGATGCGAAGAAACGCCGAATGGTCGAGAATCAGCTTTTCATTCCGTGGAGTCCGTATGATGAGACGAAGATATATCACTGGAACGATGCGGGCGGTGAGACTGAGTGGACGCTGCCTGCCAGTTGGAGCGGTGCCGGGTCGGTCAAGCTTTATCAGTTGAGTGATGCGGGCAGGACGTTTGTAGGTGATGTCGATGTTAGCGGCGGCAAGGTGACGCTGGATGTTGAAGCGGGTACGCCTTACGTTGTGTATAAGAGTGAACCGAAGCCTTATCCTGATATGAAGTGGGGTGAGGGGCAGTTGGTAAAGGATGCTCAGTTCAACAGTCATGGATTTGAGTACTGGAGCAAGAGCAGTTCGGCTGGCAGTACCGATCATATTACGATGGAGAATGATGAACGCGGGCAGACGCATTTGAATGTTGCCGGCAACGGCGGTGCGGATGCTATGGTTTCGCAGAAGATGACGGGGCTGGAAGGCGGCCAGAGGTATTCGGCGTCGGTATGGGCGCAGATCACTGGTGAGCGTAAGGCGACGTTCGGTGTGAAGGTCGGCGGTGAGGAGATCAGCAAGACGATCCGCAAGACGGATGTGCCGAACTATTCGTACTGTTCGGACAAGGCGTGGACGCGTTATCAGCGGATCAGGGTGTTCTTTACTGTGCCTGAGGGTCAGAGTGAAGCGACGGTGTTTATGGCGGCCAGTGAAGGCGGTGAGGACGCAGTAGTTGAGTTTGATGATGTGCGTGTTATCGAAGCGCCGGCCAAGGATAATAACGGCCACTGGTACTACCAGGACTTTGAGTGGACGGATGAGGGCTGGGGGCCGTTCGTGTTCGCGATCCGCAGTGATACGCATACGCATCTTTCGGAGACCCACGAGCCTTACACGGATGATACTATCAACGGGCAGTTCTCGCTGAAGACTCGCAATGAGCGGCAGGGGCTGGTTTACAGAACGACTGAAGGGCTGCTGCGGTTTGAGCCCAATACGACGTACACGGTGAGCTTTGAGTATCTGCAGGACAATGGCGGTCAGTACAGTGTAGTCGTGGGAAGCAATGACGGCGGTGAGGATGCGATGAAGGTTGACGAGAAGCTGCAGGGCAGTCGCGGCAGATATGTCGCTACGTTTACGACGGGTGACTATGACGATTGTTATATCGGTATCAGAAAGAACGATCGCAAGGGCGGCAGGATGGTTATGGACGATCTTGCGATCGATGTGAAATAG
- a CDS encoding sodium:solute symporter family transporter, whose protein sequence is MTFIDWGIVVLLIGLMTWAAWHTTRYNRSVADFLAANRCAGRYIMGVSDGIANVGAISIIMVWEMYYRAGFSVAWWALVMLVVQVIVALTGWIAYRYRQSRALTLAQLLEMRYNKSFRIFCGFVLFISGTLNFGIFPAVGAKFFQHFCGLPKDIIWQVGPMEVDAVYLSIMLALLAISLYFTFAGGQITVMITDFIQGTTFNIALCLVIVFVMWKMPWADIMDSLSNKAAGESMIHPFRSAKTEDYNYSFYLIQALIIFWTFMAWQGAQGYFAAAKNAHEARMGRVMGNWRILTQQMLVLILPIAAYTMLHNPNWADMAAGAHQELNQIGNETIRTQVTTSVGLRYLLPVGLTGALSAVLLAAFISTHDTYLHSWGSIFIQDVVLPLRGGKPLDKKTHMRWLRYAIFGVAIFIFLFSLFFSQNDTIAMYFALTGTIWLGGAGAVIVGGLYTRWGTTAGAYAAVFGAIIIAVTIFTCQRIWPDLYHTVEKGRVSYLQLDGANESELNSKYNLEGSAEFVQGGRFDGALELDGKGYLTVDDFEGIGGTDARTVSYWINVEKPGTVLSWGREGDGKQWTMSVVRRVATEAGKEIETGVVRLDVGGATVTGNLNVMDGAWHHVAAVVDENRGTTVDDLELWIDGKFQERSKIENAELAIDTAGDTPVRLGTGIDGQAAFEGMIDEVSVYNRPVTRKLPDSDKAEPEESLHFEMDILKGLEFQKVSFAGMKLTVNSQWGMLYAMVSTAILYTVVSLLTMKKKFNLDKLLHRGKYALAEDETQVTDEPVKGLGTLIGMGKDFDLKDKIVYSSITGWSVVWGIVFIAGWIHNANTEGFSESTWGKFWQFYVWLSVVLGVITTVWFTIGGIKDAKDLFRTLETKVRNDADDGSVSHADEDDEDEGEAA, encoded by the coding sequence ATGACTTTTATTGACTGGGGAATTGTCGTTTTACTGATAGGTCTGATGACCTGGGCGGCGTGGCATACGACGAGATACAATCGTAGTGTTGCGGATTTTCTGGCTGCGAACAGATGTGCCGGCCGTTATATCATGGGTGTGTCGGACGGCATTGCGAATGTCGGTGCGATCAGCATTATCATGGTGTGGGAGATGTACTATCGGGCTGGCTTTTCGGTTGCCTGGTGGGCTCTGGTCATGCTTGTGGTGCAGGTTATCGTTGCGCTGACGGGGTGGATCGCGTACAGGTACAGGCAGTCTCGGGCGCTGACGCTGGCGCAGTTGCTGGAGATGCGGTACAATAAGAGCTTTCGTATATTCTGCGGGTTCGTGCTGTTTATCTCGGGTACGCTGAACTTTGGTATTTTCCCGGCAGTGGGAGCGAAATTCTTCCAGCATTTCTGCGGTCTTCCAAAAGACATTATATGGCAGGTCGGGCCGATGGAAGTAGATGCGGTCTATCTTTCGATAATGCTGGCTCTGCTTGCGATCTCTCTTTACTTTACATTTGCCGGCGGACAGATCACGGTGATGATCACGGACTTTATTCAGGGGACGACGTTTAACATCGCGCTGTGCCTTGTGATTGTGTTCGTTATGTGGAAGATGCCGTGGGCGGATATTATGGACTCGCTTTCGAACAAGGCGGCGGGTGAGTCGATGATCCATCCGTTCAGATCGGCGAAGACGGAGGACTACAATTATTCGTTTTATCTGATCCAGGCGCTGATCATTTTCTGGACGTTCATGGCGTGGCAGGGGGCGCAGGGATATTTCGCGGCGGCCAAGAATGCTCACGAGGCGCGTATGGGCCGTGTGATGGGTAACTGGCGTATTCTGACGCAGCAGATGCTTGTGCTTATACTGCCTATCGCTGCGTATACGATGCTGCACAATCCGAACTGGGCCGATATGGCTGCGGGTGCACATCAGGAGCTGAACCAGATCGGTAACGAGACTATCCGGACGCAGGTGACGACTTCGGTGGGATTGCGGTATCTGCTTCCCGTGGGATTGACGGGTGCGTTGTCGGCTGTGCTGCTGGCGGCGTTTATCAGTACGCACGATACTTATCTGCATTCGTGGGGAAGCATCTTCATTCAGGATGTCGTTCTTCCGCTGCGGGGCGGTAAGCCTTTGGATAAGAAGACGCATATGCGGTGGCTTCGTTATGCTATATTTGGTGTGGCGATATTTATTTTCCTGTTCAGTCTGTTCTTTTCGCAGAATGATACGATCGCGATGTATTTCGCGCTGACCGGTACGATCTGGCTTGGCGGTGCTGGTGCTGTTATCGTGGGCGGACTCTATACGCGATGGGGCACTACGGCAGGTGCTTATGCCGCAGTGTTCGGTGCGATCATTATCGCGGTTACGATCTTTACGTGTCAGAGGATCTGGCCTGACCTTTACCATACGGTTGAAAAGGGCAGGGTCAGTTATCTGCAGCTTGACGGTGCGAACGAAAGCGAGCTTAACAGCAAGTATAACCTTGAGGGCAGTGCGGAGTTTGTGCAGGGCGGCAGGTTTGACGGCGCCCTGGAGCTTGACGGCAAGGGATATTTGACAGTTGACGATTTTGAAGGTATCGGCGGGACAGATGCGCGGACCGTGAGCTACTGGATAAACGTTGAAAAGCCCGGGACGGTTCTGAGCTGGGGGAGAGAAGGTGACGGCAAGCAGTGGACGATGAGTGTCGTTCGGCGAGTCGCTACCGAAGCCGGCAAGGAGATAGAGACTGGCGTTGTTCGGCTGGATGTCGGCGGTGCGACGGTTACGGGTAATCTCAACGTGATGGACGGTGCGTGGCACCATGTGGCGGCGGTTGTAGATGAGAATCGCGGCACTACTGTGGATGATCTGGAGCTGTGGATCGACGGCAAGTTCCAGGAACGCAGTAAGATTGAGAATGCTGAGCTGGCGATAGATACGGCAGGCGATACGCCGGTAAGACTCGGTACGGGTATTGACGGTCAGGCGGCGTTTGAGGGCATGATCGACGAGGTCAGTGTCTATAACCGACCCGTGACTAGGAAGCTGCCGGACAGTGATAAGGCAGAGCCCGAAGAGTCGCTGCACTTTGAGATGGATATTCTCAAGGGGCTGGAATTCCAGAAGGTCAGTTTTGCGGGCATGAAGCTGACTGTTAATTCGCAGTGGGGAATGCTGTATGCGATGGTGAGTACGGCGATCCTTTATACGGTTGTTTCGCTGCTGACGATGAAGAAGAAGTTCAACCTGGACAAGCTGCTGCACAGGGGCAAGTATGCTCTTGCGGAAGATGAGACGCAGGTTACTGATGAGCCGGTCAAGGGGCTCGGGACGCTGATCGGTATGGGCAAGGATTTCGATCTGAAGGATAAGATCGTTTACTCTTCGATCACCGGCTGGTCGGTCGTATGGGGTATCGTGTTTATCGCGGGCTGGATCCATAACGCCAATACTGAGGGCTTTTCCGAGTCGACATGGGGCAAGTTCTGGCAGTTCTATGTATGGCTGTCGGTTGTGCTCGGCGTGATAACTACGGTATGGTTCACGATCGGCGGTATCAAGGATGCGAAGGATCTGTTCCGTACGCTCGAGACGAAGGTTCGTAACGATGCAGATGACGGTTCGGTTTCGCATGCTGATGAAGATGACGAAGATGAGGGCGAAGCCGCGTAG
- the gnpA gene encoding 1,3-beta-galactosyl-N-acetylhexosamine phosphorylase, with translation MSKYKELEKKGTDGFVTLPAESGQEEKVVELINKWGSDAIRDSDGTELSPELVELGKQVYSTICLVRADQEWPRKNWDKLPQKFLMSEHVTATSDKVEIDPMENYFREKYEIDRNHDEKEWWQVFDRTTGEEVSTDDWEFDGDRGLVVIKNAKKFHVYTVNFLVYQIWDSTSMYNHISNGWTCPHVVSTEPYHADARKHLMDYFDNWLETHPNTDVVRLTTLAYHFVLDSDKHGVDKYRDWVGYMDTVTVEALQDFEKEYGYRLTSEDFVDEGYYNATYRVPKKRYLDWMQFIHKFVIEFGKELVDKVHAAGKKAAIFQGDHWVGVEPYSDDYPKMGIDINVGACEDGVALRRLADSPWDEVKEIRLYPYFFPDVFCEGGKPTEESVSNWVKIRRAMLRKPIDRIGYGGYLSLAKKFPEFVEQVSGLCDEFRQIKENSGKTEPYSAPVKVAILNAWGKWRSWLNNFGRDQKFFIKRPDVIAVAGSNLLECISGLPVEIQFMSFDDILTGGVPDDVDVIINDGEDGTAWSGGEWWVNEQIVSTIREWIYNGGGFVGNLGPSAYQHQGRYFQLSDVMGVEREIGNQVMAAGRKFEESGEHFITADAGGKLDFGTDKSYVFASSEDVRVLEANGLHIRLAAKDFGKGRAVYMAGLPYSIDNSRMLHRALLWSAGQESELKKWFSSNVNTECAAYPEKKCFVVVNNASSEQTTTVYDGDGESFELTLDAYGSKWFSME, from the coding sequence GTGAGTAAGTATAAGGAACTCGAGAAGAAGGGTACCGATGGTTTCGTGACGCTGCCTGCGGAGAGCGGGCAGGAAGAGAAGGTCGTGGAGCTGATCAACAAGTGGGGTTCGGATGCGATACGTGACAGTGACGGTACTGAGCTGAGCCCGGAGCTGGTGGAGCTCGGCAAGCAGGTTTATTCGACTATCTGCCTGGTAAGGGCGGATCAGGAATGGCCGAGGAAGAACTGGGATAAGCTGCCGCAGAAATTCTTGATGAGTGAGCATGTGACGGCGACTTCGGACAAGGTCGAGATCGACCCGATGGAGAACTATTTTCGGGAGAAGTACGAGATCGACCGCAATCATGATGAGAAGGAATGGTGGCAGGTGTTCGATCGGACGACTGGCGAGGAGGTTAGTACGGATGACTGGGAGTTTGACGGTGACCGCGGGCTGGTGGTTATCAAAAATGCGAAGAAGTTCCATGTCTATACGGTGAATTTTCTCGTTTACCAGATATGGGATTCGACGTCGATGTACAACCATATCTCGAACGGGTGGACGTGTCCGCATGTGGTCAGTACCGAGCCTTATCACGCGGATGCTCGCAAGCATTTGATGGATTATTTCGATAACTGGCTTGAGACGCATCCGAATACTGATGTCGTGCGGCTTACGACGCTGGCGTATCATTTTGTGCTGGACAGCGATAAGCATGGCGTGGACAAGTACCGTGACTGGGTCGGTTATATGGACACGGTGACGGTCGAAGCGCTGCAGGATTTTGAGAAGGAGTACGGCTATCGGCTAACTTCGGAAGACTTTGTCGATGAGGGTTATTACAACGCTACGTATCGTGTGCCGAAGAAGCGGTATCTGGATTGGATGCAGTTCATTCACAAGTTCGTGATCGAGTTCGGCAAGGAGCTGGTGGACAAGGTTCATGCGGCAGGCAAGAAGGCTGCGATTTTTCAGGGTGACCACTGGGTGGGTGTTGAGCCTTACAGTGACGATTATCCGAAGATGGGCATCGATATCAATGTCGGTGCGTGTGAGGATGGTGTTGCGTTGAGGCGGCTGGCGGATTCACCGTGGGATGAGGTTAAGGAAATTCGGCTGTATCCTTATTTCTTCCCGGATGTGTTCTGCGAGGGCGGCAAGCCTACGGAAGAGTCCGTGAGCAACTGGGTGAAGATCAGGCGGGCGATGCTTCGCAAGCCAATCGACAGGATCGGTTACGGGGGGTATTTGAGCCTGGCGAAGAAGTTCCCGGAATTTGTCGAGCAGGTGAGCGGTCTTTGTGACGAGTTCAGGCAGATCAAGGAGAACAGCGGCAAGACTGAGCCTTACAGTGCGCCGGTGAAGGTTGCAATACTTAATGCGTGGGGCAAGTGGCGAAGTTGGCTGAATAATTTCGGGCGTGATCAGAAGTTCTTTATAAAGCGGCCCGACGTGATCGCTGTTGCCGGATCTAATCTGCTGGAGTGCATCAGCGGATTGCCGGTCGAGATACAGTTTATGAGCTTCGATGATATTCTCACAGGCGGTGTGCCGGACGATGTCGATGTAATCATTAATGACGGCGAGGACGGAACTGCTTGGAGCGGCGGTGAGTGGTGGGTCAATGAGCAGATCGTATCGACGATCCGCGAGTGGATCTACAACGGCGGGGGCTTCGTGGGCAATCTCGGGCCGAGTGCGTACCAGCATCAGGGCAGGTATTTCCAGTTGAGCGATGTTATGGGCGTCGAGCGTGAGATCGGCAACCAGGTTATGGCGGCTGGTCGCAAGTTTGAGGAAAGCGGTGAGCACTTTATTACGGCTGATGCCGGCGGCAAACTGGACTTCGGCACGGACAAGAGCTATGTCTTTGCGAGTAGTGAGGATGTGCGTGTGCTGGAGGCGAACGGTTTGCATATTCGGCTGGCGGCGAAAGATTTCGGCAAGGGCAGGGCGGTGTATATGGCTGGTCTGCCTTACAGTATCGACAACAGCAGGATGCTGCACAGGGCGCTGCTTTGGTCGGCTGGTCAGGAGAGCGAGCTGAAGAAGTGGTTCAGCTCGAATGTCAATACCGAATGTGCGGCGTATCCTGAGAAGAAATGCTTTGTGGTTGTGAACAACGCGAGCAGCGAGCAGACGACGACGGTTTATGACGGTGATGGCGAGTCGTTCGAGTTGACGCTGGATGCTTACGGCAGTAAGTGGTTCAGTATGGAGTAG